CCCGATGCGGATTGAACTGATCCGGGAGCACATCACCACCATTGAAAAATCCATGAAAACCATCCAGCACCTGCAAGGGGAGAAAGATCAAAATGCCAATCAGTTGATCCGGTGGGTGGTGAATAAAGAGGATCATGCGAACAAGCTCCAGGAAATTGTCAGCCAGTATTTCATGACCCAGCGCATCGGCCTGGATGCGGACAAGTACACGGAAAAGGTTTCCCTGCTGCATCATATGCTGATTTTCGCCATGAAGTGCAAGCAGACCACGGACCTGGATTATATTGAAAAACTAAGAAAGAGCGTGGATCAGTTTGAATCCCTGTATTTTGACAAAGAAAAGAAAAAATAGCTGGACGGCAGGGCTTTGCTTTCGGGTTTGCCGGACCATTTTTTTGTGCTTTGTTTTGATAAGCGGCCTTTTACTGACGACGGTATGGGACCTGACAAGCATAGGGACTGAAGCCATGGGCGAGGACAGGCATCTTCAAGAGCGCGAACAGATGGTCCGAAAACAAATCCGGCAGCGGGGTATTGACGATGAGCAGGTGCTGAAAGCATTTCGCAAGGTCAAACGGCACTTATTCGTGCCGGATAATTATCAGGACCTTGCCTATTCGGATCAGCCCCTGCCCATCGGCCACGACCAGACCATCTCCCAGCCCTATATTGTGGCCCTTATGACCGATGCCCTCAAGCTTAAGGAAACGGATCGGGTCCTTGAGGTCGGCACCGGCTCCGGATACCAGGCCGCTATTCTGGCGGAAATCTGCGGCAAAGTATATACCATTGAAATTATTCCGGAGCTGGGGGACTCTGCCAGGCAGCTGCTAAATGACCTGGGCTATAGCAATGTACATGTTAAAATCGGGGACGGCTATGAGGGCTGGGCTGTGCACGCGCCCTATGATGCCATTATCGTGACCTGCTCCCCCACCCATGTGCCCTGGCCGCTGAAAGAACAACTGGCTGAGGGCGGCCGCATGATTATTCCGGTGGGCAAGAAATATGCCCAGGAACTTGTCCGGCTTCGGAAAAAAGAAGGCGAGCTGGTCGAGGAATCGGTGCTGCCGGTTCGGTTCGTGCCCATGGTGGATGACGGGGGCAAGCGGTATTAGACCGGCTGCAGTACGATTGCCGTTCGGGCGGGCAGGTAAAGACTAATCACCTGACGATTGGCCGGGGGCCCGCTGTCGGGTGGAAACGCATGATGGACCTGCCCGGGGGTCAGCCGGTTGTGGCCGCCGAATTGCGGATCGTCCGTGTTAAGAATCATCCGGAACGACCCGGGCGGACAATCAATCTGGTAATCTGTATAAGAGCTGGCGGGATGGAAGTTAAAGGCGAATAGCAGACCGTTTCGTTTAAATGCCAGAATTTTATTTTCATTGTGCTCATGCAGGCGTTCGGCAGCCGGGGTGTCAAGCAGACCGGTTTCTTTTGCCATCCAGACCATCGCCCGATCAAACTGGCCCAGCTGATGATACTTAAGCGACGGGTCATCTGCCAGGTGCCATTGCCGACGGGCATACCGGTAGCTCCATCCGTTTCCCGCCCTGGGAAAGTCAATCCATTCGGGATGGCCGAACTCATTTCCCATAAAATTTAAATATCCGCTGCCGGCTGTGGCCAGAGTAATGAGCCGGATCATCTTATGGAGCGCCATGCCGCGGTCCACCCCCATTTGAGTGTCATCGACATGCATATGCTCATACATATCCGCTCCGATCAGGCGGAATATCAGGGTCTGGTCTCCGACAAGCGCCTGATCATGGGATTCCGCGTAGCTGATGGTCCGCTCATCCGCCCGGCGGTTGTTTAACTCATGCCAGAGGTACCCCATGGGCCATTCTTCATCCGGCGTGTCCTTGGTGAGCTTGATCCAGAAGTCCGGCACCCCCATGGCAAACCGGCAGTCAAACCCGTATCCACCGTCTTTCAGGGCTACCCCAAGGCCCGGCATGCCGCTCATATCCTCGGCTACGGTTACCGCATGCGGATTGACGGAGTGTATCACTTCATTTGCCAGGGCCAGATAGACCAGGGCTTCTTCATCTACGTTATTTGTGAAATAGTCGGCATATGAGGTAAATGCCTTTTCAAGCCCGTGGTCCAAATAGAGCATGCTGGTGACGCCGTCAAACCGGAAGCCGTCAAACCGGTACTCATCCAGCCAGAATCGGCAGTTGGACAAGAGAAAATGCAGCACCTGGATTTTTCCGTAGTCAAAGCACCGGGAATCCCATGCCGGATGCCAGCCCCGGTCGCCGGAATGAAAATACTGGTAGTCCGTTCCGTCAAACCGGCTTAAGCCTTCCACCTCATTGGTAACCGCATGGGAGTGGACAATATCCATTAAAACCAGAAGCCCGGCCTCGTGCGCGGCGTCAACCAGGGCTTTTAATTCATCCGGGGTCCCGTATCTGGAGGAGGCGGCAAAGAAATTGGACACCTGGTATCCAAAGGAACCGTAATAGGGGTGCTCCTGAATGGCCATGAGCTGGATGGCGTTATATCCGGCATCCACTATGCGGGGCAGCACATTGTCCTTAAACTCTGTATAGGACCCAATCCCTTCATACGACTGAGCCATCCCGATATGGGCCTCATAAATCAGAAGATCATTGAAATCGCGGGAAAGGGCGGAGTTTTGCCACTGATAGGGCGTCTCCGGCGCCCATACCTGGGCATTAAAAATCAGGGTTTCCGGGTCCTGCACCACCCGGCGGGCATAAGCCGGAATCCGGTCTCCGCTGCCCCCTGGCCAGTATATCCGCAATCGATAGTAATTTCCGTGATGGAGGGCATCCGGAGAAAGACGGATTTCCCAGATGCCATCCCTCCCGGTATGTTTAAGGCAATAGCCTGCCTCTTCCTTCCACTCGGTCATATCGCCGATAATATAGACGGCCTCGGCATTGGGCGCCCATTCCCGGAAGATCCATTGATTGTCCCGGAAATGCAGACCGAAATATTCGTGCCCGGCGGCAAAATCGGCAAGGCTGATTTCTCCGCCGGTTAACCGCTGCTTTGCCTGAAGAATTTTTTCTATCCGCCGTTTAATATCCGCCTGATAGGGCTCCAGGAAGGAATCCCGCGCCAGCCGGCGGTCTATTCGGTGCTGAATCAAATCTGTATGGTTGTCGGCTGAGACCATAAATTCTCCGCTTTATAAAATTTGGAACGCTCAATTTAGGTTTTAATTGATGAGCGGTCTTTCCAGCATGCGCTCATAGAGGTTGATGTACTGGCGAGCCGTGACATCATGGTTAAATGTTTCCCGGGCTGTTTGCATGACCCGTTTAATATGGGCCTCGCGCTGCTCGATGGGCATGGCATAAAATATCATGGCCTGCTGGATGGCCCAGAAAAGACCGTTTGAATCATAACTTTCAAACAAAAACCCGTTTCCGGTATCCGCATCCGGGTCCAGGTGGGTGATGGTGTCATGAATGCCGCCGGTGTCCCTTGCCACTGGCAGAGAGCCGTAAATCGGGGCGATCATCTGGGGCAGCCCGCAGGGCTCAAAAAGCGAGGGCATCAGGATAAAGTCCGATCCGGCATAAGCCATTCGGGAGAGGCGTTCATCAAAATCGCAGACCGCCACCCGGTCTTCAATGCCATGAAATGCCACAATATCGCGGAAAACCTGCTTGAAGCCCCCGTTTGCCACAAACACGATCTCCAGGCGCTGATCCCAGTAGGCCGCTATGGTTTTATAAAGGATCTCCGCCATCAGCTGGCAGCCCTTTTGACTGTTATCCAGGCGCGAGGGCCAGAAGAACAGGGGCGCATTGTCCTTTTCCACCAGCCCAAGGGATTTCTGAAGGTAGCGCTTGTTCTGGATTTTGCCCACCGGATGATCGTCCGGGCCGTATTGGCGGATCAGGACTTTATCCGTAGCCGGATCAAAGCTCGGGTCCGGCGAATTTAAAACCCCTGTGGCGCAGTCCGCACTCCATTTGTTCGTGAGTTCCCGCCGAAGCGAGGGAAATACGAAGCTGTGATGGCCGTCAACGATTTCCTTTAAGAACGTGGGGCTCACCGTGTTAACGAAATGGGCTGCAAATACGCCGCTGGTCAAAAAATCCACCGGATTTGTCTCCCGGGTGGTTTCATATTCCTCGGCCATGTTGTCATAGTACAAATGGTCCCAGAAATAGGCGGCGTCAATGCCCCGATCCTCGATATGGGCGAGCGTGGTTTTTACCGTGTGGATATTGTGCACGGTAAACAGACAGGGAATTTTCATTTGCCGGGACATGGCCGGAACAAGAGCGGTCATCCAGTCGTTGCAGTGGATGAGATCCGGCTTGACCCAGGGCACGATATGGTTCATGACCTCCCGTTGAAATGCCAGGGAGATACGAATGTTTTCCCACCCGTGACGGGAATAGACATTGTGCAGATAGAAAAACGCCCGGTCCTCTGCCAGATGGAGGCGTTCATGAGGCATCTGGGTCCGGATGATGTGACGCTGTTTGCGCAGCACCGGACCCATCTGGCTGTCAAACATGGCCCGGTAATCCGGCATGGCCACATGCACATCCGCGCCCTGATTAAACAGGGAACTGATCAGGGAGGCGGATACATCCGCCAGCCCGCCGGCTTTGGCGCCCATGGCGTTTGCCAGGTTGCCCATACCCTCCGGCAGATAGGTGGTCTCCGGGGTAACAATCAGTATGCGCGGATTTTTTATACGGCTCGGCATGGTGATTCCATCATATACTAAGTTTCCGATCGAAGTTTATTCACTCGCCCAGACAATCATGCCCGGCGAATATTTTAACAGCCGGTCGCCCTTTGGGGTTACCCGGGCGGTTAATCCATAGCGGCCGGAGATTTCGCAGGTCAGGTCACTTTCGTAGATGTAGGTGCCCTCGCCCAGATCCTCCTTAACCGTCATCTTCTCTGCCTGAATGTTTTCAAGGGCTTCAACGCTGCGGATTTTGCCGTAGCAAAGCTCCACATCCACTTCTTCCGGCAACAATTCTCCCAGATAAACCTTTACGGTCACCTCAAAATTGTCCCCCACCCGGAACGGGCCGTCGAGATTTCTTGTTGGCCGTTCAACGTAAACCTGATTCCAGTGTTTTTTCAGGCGGTCTTCCAGACGCATGAGTTCTTTGGCCGCACTTGCCTGATTGGCGGTTAATTCATGAAACCGTCTGGATGCCGGGCGGTAGCCGGTTTCCAGGTATCGGCCCAGCATCCCGTGGGCGCAGAACTGTTTCATGGCCATTTTCATGGACCCCTTCATCATCTGGATCCATGTGTTGGGGATGTCCCCGTCTTTCCGGTCATAGAATTTGGGGATAATTTCATTTTCCAGAAGATTGTAAAGCGCCTGGCTTTCGACCGAGTCCTGGAAGTCCCAATCCTCAAACTCCTCACCGCTGCCGATCTTCCAGCCCCGGTCCGGGCCATAGCCTTCGCACCACCAGCCGTCTAAAATGCTGGCGTTTAATACGCCGTTCACCGCTGCTTTAATGCCCGAGGTGCCGCAGGCTTCATAGGGCCGGCGCGGGGTGTTTAGCCAGATGTCGCAGCCCTGGATTAAATGCCGGGCGATATAGGGATCATAATCCTCTAAAAAGATAAAGCGGTGCCGGATTTTGGCTCTTCTGCCGAATTCAATGAGCTGCTGGATGACGCCTTTGCCTTCATTGTCTTTGGGATGAGCTTTTCCGGCGATAATAATCTGGATCGGCTGCTGCCGGTTGGTCAACATGGCCTCCAGCCGCTCCGGGTCCTGAAGCAGCATGTAGGCCCGTTTATAGGTGGCAAATCGGCGGGCAAAACCGATGCTTAAGGCATCATGGTCCAGTACCGCGGCTGCATCCTCCATAATCGATTTCGGTGCATTGCGTCTTCCATACTGAAGGGTCATCAGTTGCCGGCAGGTACGAATCAGCCGGGCCCGGCTCATTTCGTGTGCCCGCCAGAGCTCTTCGTCGTAAATGTCATCAATGCGATCAATGATTTCCGGCTGATGCCAGGTATGCAGATACCACTCCGGCCCGAGGTAGCGTTCAAACAGCATCGCGTTTTCAATGGATATCCATGAGGGGATATGCACCCCATTGGTCACGTGATCGATCGGCACTTCATTCTCCGGCAGGCCGGGCCAGATTTTATTCCACATTTTTCGGGCCGTATGGCCATGCAGTTCACTGACCCCGTTACAGTATTCGGCGTTTCGCAGGCCCAGCCCGAACATGGAAAAAGGCGGATGATTATCCGTCTGCTTGATCTGGCCCCAGGATATGATTTCATCCATTGATACCCCGAAGTCATTCTCATAGGGTTTAAGAAAGGGCTTGACCATATCCAGCGGAAATTCGTCATGACCCGCCGCCACCGGGGTATGGGTGGTAAACACCGTGCTGCGGGGAACAATTTCCCGGGCGGTGCCCAGATCAATGTGGTTCTGCCGCATCAACTGGGATATGCGTTCTAAAATCACAAAAGAGCAGTGCCCTTCGTTTAAGTGGCAGGTCGTAGGCTGGATGCCTAAAGCTTCCAATGCCTTCATGCCGCCGATGCCCAATAGGACCTCCTGGGCCAGCCGGTTTTTGGAATCAGCTGTATAGAGTTTGGCCGTAATATTCCGGTTTTCCGGGGTATTGGCCTGCAGGTTGGTGTCCAGTAAGAACAGGGGGACGCGGCCGACCATGATCCTTAGCACCTGTGCATGGATGTCTCCGTCCGGACCGGGCACGGCAATCTTGACCTCATTACCGTTTTCGTCTCTTGCCCGTTCGATGGGCAGCTGATACAAGTCGGTCTCCGGGTATTCCTCCTGCTGCCAGCCGCTCTGGTCGAGGTACTGATGGAAATAGCCCATGCGATACAGCAGGCCCACCCCCACCATGGGTTCGCCCCGATCCGAAGCCGCCTTCAGATGATCCCCGGCCAGCATGCCCAGGCCCCCGGCATATAAGGGCAGGCTTTCGTGAATGCCGTATTCCATGGAGAAATAGGCGATCGGCCCGATGTCCTCCGAATTTTCCACAGGCGGCTCAACCTGTTTTTCATAAGCGGCTTTCACCCGCTCCAGGTGGGAGAGGAAACTTTTGTCCCGGGCCGTCGATTCCAGCTGGCGCTGCGGAATCTGGGAGAAGAACTGGATCGGATTTCGGCCCGCGCGGTTCCAGAGCTTGGGGTCAATTCTTCGAAACAGTTCAATGGCATCCAGATTCCAGCACCACCACATGTTTCTGACCAGGGTTTCAACAAATCGGGTGGATTCCGGAACTTTTGGATATACTTGAAAGGTTTGGATATGTGTCATCTTTTTCACCAATATCTATACAGTTCACAGTTCACGGTTCACAGTTCACGGTTTACGGTTCATGGTTTACGGTTCATGGTTCATGGTTCATGGTTTAAGGCTAGCAATTAAAGGTTTTAAAACCTTAAACCCAATACCCTATAACTTTCTTTAAACCATGACAACCGAGTTTTCGCTGCCTGAAATGCCGCTTGGGACATATTTATCCGCTTCCCCGTCATTTTCCCATTTGTTTTGATCAAGGAAGTATCGAAACTGGTATTCCTGGTCAATGGGTAAATCTATGGTAACGGTGAATGACCCGTTTTTCAATTTTTTCATCCGGGTTTTTTGGGTGTCCCAGTTGTTGAAACTTCCCACAAGATAGGCTGAGTCCGAATTCTTGGCGACTTCCGGGGGCAGCCGGAAGGTGACCTTGCAAACCGGCTTGGTTTTTAAGTATTGTTTTTTCAAACTCATGATGGGTCTTCCTTTCTTGAATCAGTTAATTTCCGCCAAACGCGGAGCAATTCGCTAACGCCCCAGGCCTGGGCATCACAGCCCCGTTCGGTATGCGGGGCGTCACCGTCGATGATTTCGGGAATCTGCCCCGCGCATCCGGTATTTAAGAGCCGGCTGCTGTTGGAAAGCCAGGACAGGGCAGTATCTGTGCCCGAATCGCCATAGCTCATGGCCCAGGCTTCGCAAAATGACGGAAACACCCAGGTCCAGGCCGTACCGTTATGATAGGCGGGTTTTCGCCGGGTATCCTCATCCCCTGTGTATATCCCCTGATAAGGATGATAGGGGTCATTTAACAGCCGGTCGTTATGCCGGATCTCCAAGGGCCGGGTCACCGGACGATCTGCCAGGCTGCGGATGGCACCGGGCACTAAAAGCTCCAGGCAGTTATCCAACAGGCTGCGGACGCGCTTCGGGTCTGAAACAGCGCCCAGGGTAACGGCAAAAAGCTGGTTGGGCCGCAGGGCATCATCCGGCTCGGCCTGGGCGGCCGGTACAAATGAATCGGCGTGCCGGCAGTCCGAAAGGTAGCCTTTGGATTGTAGCACAAATAATTCTTCTATCGAGGATCTGACCTTTTCAGCCAGTGCGTCCCAGTCACCGTCGGGGTCGTCCAGTTTAGCCAGCATCCGAAGAGCAAAATGCCACAGAGCCTGAATCTCAATCGGATAGCCCTGCCGCGGCGAGCCGGCGGGATGATTGGTATCCATCCAGGTAAAATGGGCGGGAGAATAAATCAGGCCGCTTTCCTCATCCATTTTGATGCCGTTGGGCGTTCCTTGAATATAGCCACGGGCAATAGCAGCCAGCACATCAATAATCTTTCGATGCCCGACGGATTTTTCAATGAATTCGTTGCCTCCCAAGGCATTCATCAACTCATCACAGGCCACGAAAAACCATAGGGGCGCATCCGAGGTGTCCCGGTTGCTGGCATCATTTCCGCGGATCATATTCGGCAGGGTCCCGTTTTCTTCAAATGCGGCAAACTGCATCAGGATGGCTTCTGATTCAGTCAAATAGCCCGCAGCTATCAGTCCGCGGATGACGATCAGGGTGTCCCGGCCCCAATCCAGGAACCAGGGGTATCCGGCAATTATCGTATACAGGTCTCCGCGGCGGACGACAAACGCCTTAAGGGCATCTTTTAAAGCGGATTCAAACGGGGCGTACGGCTCACCGGGTATATTGTTATCCGCCAACTGTTCATTTGAACCGGCAGATGCCGGGACATCCGGTTCGGCATTCACACTTGCCGTAAGCCCCACGGTTTGGCCGCCGGTTAAATAGATGGAGAAATAGCCCGGACTGAAAAGATCTGTATGCGGATCCATGTGCCGGTCGGCTTCCACCGGCAGGTGAATCATATACTGCCATTCCGGCTCCCACACGAAATCGCCGGCAGAGGTTTGGCAGAGAAGTTTTCGGCCCGGGTCAGGGCTAAATTCGAAGCCGTTCTCCATAACCCCGCAGCTATCCGGGAAGTGATGTTCCGGCCCCATAAACGCCTTGGTATTTGCATGAAAATTACGGTCATCAATATCCGGCCGAATGATCAGCCGTACGGGCTTATCATCCGGCAGCCGGTCCGATGCGTCGCCGGCGGTCTGGCGGTTGATAGTTATTATTACCTGATTTTCATTGGGGATCATACGTGCGGTAAACAGCAGGGAAACATGCTGGCCCTGTCCGCAGGGGATGGTAAAGTGCCAAGTGCCGCCGGCCGCGTTTTGAAGCCAGAACTGTTCCTGGCATTCAATGCCCACGTCCTGGGAATAGCCCTGAAAAACCAGCCAGGCCCGGCACCGGGAGAGCATGATATGCCGGTCGTCCGGATAATCCGGATTTAAATTGGCGGCCAAAAGCCCATCATACTTACTGCTGATCTGTGACCAGGCCGCATGGGCGCGCATCATGGCGCCCCGGCCGTTAGTGCCCAGACATTTAAGCGGGGCCTGATTAAGCGTGCTTCGGTTAAAAACTTTCTGCGCATACACCTGATCCGGGGCTGCCAGATAAAGCAGACCGGATTCGGTATGGGTATAGCCGTCCCCGTTAAACATGGAAAGCTTTAAGGTTCGATGCATATGTCCATCTGCAGACGGCAGCGGGGGAAACAGGGCAAAAAACATCCCGTCTGTGCGGCATAAAGCATCCCCGGTTAACCGGGTTTTTTCGCCGTGTTTGGTCTGCTCAATGATCCTTGCGCGAAACGGCTGCGGCGCCTCAATCATCAGCAGGTGGCCCGCGGGAATCATTACCCGGCGCCGGCAGTCGGACGGCCATAGCCATGGGACCACCCGGGCCTCATCACCAGCGGGGTTCATTTGCCGGCAGAATCCTATGGGATCAGAAGCCAGGGCATCTGCTGCCGAATCCGGATCAAAACCGCCCAGGTGGCTGGTGCCGTGGTAAACCAGAAACACTTCAAGCGCGGCCGCCCGAAGCCGCTGCCTGGCGATTCTTTCCGGAAGTCCCGGCGTATTATCGGCCGGAGCGGCCTGCTCCCCCGGGCAGAGGCAATAAACCCGGCCGGGGGGAAGGGAAATCGTATAACCCTCATGATTGGAGGTATTTATCTCAATGCGTTGATCAGTCAGGAGATCCGTGTAGACGGCATCCCCGATTCCGGCATCACTCGGGGACCAGCAGGCCTCATTCGGCTGATCCGTATCCAGATTCACCAGTATCAGAAGATTTTGCCCGGAGGGCCGATGCTTTCGGGAAAAGACCAGAATATTGGCCGCGCCGGTCTGGATCATCCGGATGTCGGTATTATCAAAAAAAGCCGGATGGGTTTTAAGGAGTTTGTTGATTCGGCGGATCTGATCCACCTGATTCTCAGTGCTTCCCCAGTTAAGGGATTTGGCGTCATGGACCTCGATTTTTTCATCTGCAAACCATTCCACCCCGTTGGCAAATCCAAACGCCCCGTTATGGGAACAAAGCGCACAGAGCGCGGTGCGCATGGCCGCAAACCGCTTGGAGGTAGCTGCCAGACGGTTGTTGTCATGGGTTTCGGCAAAATGCACCATCAGCCCGTCCGCTTCGGAAATCCGCATGGGCTCGGGCAGGTAATGCGCAATCTGATCCCGGGTGTAATTCTGAAACAGTTCGGAATAGGCCCAGTCAAATCCGCCCTTATTAAGGATATCGCGGGTCACTGACATCTTTCCGCCCAGACCCTCAAGAAAAAATATGGTTTCCGGAAATTCCTGCCGAACCACGGAAACAATATACATCCAGGCCCAAACCGGGATCATGTAGCCGGCATCGCATCGAAAGCCGTCAACCCCGCGCCGGCACCAGGTCAGAAACACCTCGCCCATATACATCCACAGATCCTTATACTGGTAGTCCAGCCGGGCCAGATCCTCCCAGATGACGCCCCAAGCGCCGGGGCGCTCGATGTTTCCCGATTCGTCCCGAACCAGCCAGTAGGGGTGGGTTTCATGGATTTCCGCCGCCCAGCCGGTATGATTGGGGGCAATATCTAAGATCAGTTTGGCGCTTCTGGCATGAACCGCATCCACCAGCTCGATAAACTGCTCAAGCGGCGTGGCCTTGGGGTCAAACCGGGCGAGCGCCGGATCAATGCCGGTGAAATCCAGGGATGCGTAAGGACTGCCGAATCGGCCCATCCGGCCGTAAGTGGTGGGCGTTGGGTTAATGGGCAGCAGGTGAATGATCCGGCATCCCAGATCGTCAATAATAAAATCGAGTTCCGCAATCAAATCCCGGAAAGTCCCGGACGGGGGTATAACCGTATAGCCGGTTTTATCCAGCTGACGGATATCATCTTCTTTCTCTTCCGGCAGACAGAACGAGCCGTCCTTATTGGGGCCGAACTGACGCACGAACGCATTGTAGATGATATTAGCGCAGCAGGTATCCGTGGGCGCCACATTGATCGTCAGGTTGTCGCCCGAAGGCCACCTGGGCGTAAATTCCCCGGATGGCAGAAAGAAGCATTTGGCCTCGAAATGGCCCACTTCGCAAAGGGGGAGCTTTATTTCAAAAGACCGCTCGTCAATTGGTTGCATGGGGATATCATACCATTCCCGGCCCAGCAGCGGTTCATCATGGGTTACCGCCCGGACGATTTGCCGGCGGATGGTCTGGATCTGCCCGAGATTGGTCCGTACCCAGGCACCGCCCTTATATGACGTCGTCAGGCTAAGCGTAAGGGTTATCGTATCCCCCCGGGTTTTTAATAAATGAAGTCCCGGTTCAGGATGTTGTTGAAGGGAGAAATCCGTCATAGATATTACTTCGCTAAACAATTTGGCAAATTTATGAAAAAAGGGCGGTGCTTGATTGAAAGGCAATCCCCTGAAGCCCGTTGGGTCCGCTCTTGTGCTGTTTCAATTTCCGGCTCTGAGTTGCAAAAAAGAATTTCCGGCACTATTTACTTATACGCTGATTCATATTAGGCTGTCTATTCAAATCATAAGCTTAACATTTCCAGGGTCAAGCGATAGAAAGGGAAAAAGAATATGGATTTTTTGGTGATTGGCGGAGATGCCGCCGGGATGAGCGCAGCCAGCCGGGCCAGACGGAACCAGCCGGATATGAATGTCACCGTGCTGGAGCAGACAACGGATGTCTCATACAGCGCATGCGGCATGCCATATAATATCGCGGATTCGGAGCGGGCAATCGATGACCTGGTCGTCCGGCAGGCCCAGGTTTTCCGGGACAAGCAGGGAATCAACCTGCTCACGGGCTGCCGGGCGGAAGCCATAGATCCGGCCGCCCGAACCGTTAAGGCGGTGGATCATACCGGCAAAGAAAGGGTGTTTAACTATGATAAGCTGCTGATCGCCACCGGTGCCTCGCCCATTATGCCGCCCATTGAGGGGATCGATCTGGAAGGGGTCCTGCCGCTGAAAAGGCTTTCAGACGGCCGGAAAATCAAGGACTTCATCCAGCACAACCGCGTTCAATC
The DNA window shown above is from Desulfobacterales bacterium and carries:
- a CDS encoding amylo-alpha-1,6-glucosidase, with protein sequence MTDFSLQQHPEPGLHLLKTRGDTITLTLSLTTSYKGGAWVRTNLGQIQTIRRQIVRAVTHDEPLLGREWYDIPMQPIDERSFEIKLPLCEVGHFEAKCFFLPSGEFTPRWPSGDNLTINVAPTDTCCANIIYNAFVRQFGPNKDGSFCLPEEKEDDIRQLDKTGYTVIPPSGTFRDLIAELDFIIDDLGCRIIHLLPINPTPTTYGRMGRFGSPYASLDFTGIDPALARFDPKATPLEQFIELVDAVHARSAKLILDIAPNHTGWAAEIHETHPYWLVRDESGNIERPGAWGVIWEDLARLDYQYKDLWMYMGEVFLTWCRRGVDGFRCDAGYMIPVWAWMYIVSVVRQEFPETIFFLEGLGGKMSVTRDILNKGGFDWAYSELFQNYTRDQIAHYLPEPMRISEADGLMVHFAETHDNNRLAATSKRFAAMRTALCALCSHNGAFGFANGVEWFADEKIEVHDAKSLNWGSTENQVDQIRRINKLLKTHPAFFDNTDIRMIQTGAANILVFSRKHRPSGQNLLILVNLDTDQPNEACWSPSDAGIGDAVYTDLLTDQRIEINTSNHEGYTISLPPGRVYCLCPGEQAAPADNTPGLPERIARQRLRAAALEVFLVYHGTSHLGGFDPDSAADALASDPIGFCRQMNPAGDEARVVPWLWPSDCRRRVMIPAGHLLMIEAPQPFRARIIEQTKHGEKTRLTGDALCRTDGMFFALFPPLPSADGHMHRTLKLSMFNGDGYTHTESGLLYLAAPDQVYAQKVFNRSTLNQAPLKCLGTNGRGAMMRAHAAWSQISSKYDGLLAANLNPDYPDDRHIMLSRCRAWLVFQGYSQDVGIECQEQFWLQNAAGGTWHFTIPCGQGQHVSLLFTARMIPNENQVIITINRQTAGDASDRLPDDKPVRLIIRPDIDDRNFHANTKAFMGPEHHFPDSCGVMENGFEFSPDPGRKLLCQTSAGDFVWEPEWQYMIHLPVEADRHMDPHTDLFSPGYFSIYLTGGQTVGLTASVNAEPDVPASAGSNEQLADNNIPGEPYAPFESALKDALKAFVVRRGDLYTIIAGYPWFLDWGRDTLIVIRGLIAAGYLTESEAILMQFAAFEENGTLPNMIRGNDASNRDTSDAPLWFFVACDELMNALGGNEFIEKSVGHRKIIDVLAAIARGYIQGTPNGIKMDEESGLIYSPAHFTWMDTNHPAGSPRQGYPIEIQALWHFALRMLAKLDDPDGDWDALAEKVRSSIEELFVLQSKGYLSDCRHADSFVPAAQAEPDDALRPNQLFAVTLGAVSDPKRVRSLLDNCLELLVPGAIRSLADRPVTRPLEIRHNDRLLNDPYHPYQGIYTGDEDTRRKPAYHNGTAWTWVFPSFCEAWAMSYGDSGTDTALSWLSNSSRLLNTGCAGQIPEIIDGDAPHTERGCDAQAWGVSELLRVWRKLTDSRKEDPS